The DNA segment GTTTCTGACTGGTACAAAACTCGTTTTGATGTTGACCTTGATGCAGATAACGAAGTGGTAAGTCTTATTGGCTCTAAAGAAGGTATTGCACACTTCCCGCTCGCTTTCGTTAACCCGGGCGACCTTGTCCTTGTATGTACCCCTAACTACCCAGTATACGGCATTGCGACTGAGTTTGCTGGTGGTAAGGTTCAGTACGTACCACTTTTGGAAGACAATTCCTTCCTTCCTGATCTTGATGCTATCGATGAAGCAACTTGGGAAAAAGCCAAGGCTATCTTTATCAACTACCCGAACAACCCGACTGCAGCTACTGCAGACGAAGCGTTCTACAGAAAGCTGATTGATCTTGCGAAAGCATATAACGTAATTATTGTTGCAGACGCAGCGTACACTGAAATTTACTACGACGATAACAATAAACCTCTTTCTATTCTTGAAGTAGAAGGTGGTAAAGATGTTGCGATCGAGTTTAACTCCTTGTCCAAACCATACAACATGACCGGTTGGCGTGTAGGTATGGCTTGTGGTAACGAGCAGCTTGTTCGTGGTCTCGGTAAAATTAAAGAAAACGTAGACTCTGGTATTTTCCAGGCTGTTCAGCTTGCAGGTATCACCGCGCTGCGTGAAGGTGAGCCATTTGTTGCAGGTCTTCGTGACATGTACAGAGGTCGCCGTGATATCGTTGTTAATGCTCTGCATAAAGCTGGCATCAAGTGCAACATTCCAGATGCGACTTTCTACGTTTGGTCTCATGTACCAGACGGATACACCTCATCTGAATTTGTTACTAAGGTTCTGGAAGAGACTGGCGTAGTTCTTACTCCGGGTAATGGTTTTGGTGCTCCAGGCGAAGGGTACTTCCGTATCTCTCTTACAGTAAATGATGAGCGTCTCGAGGAGGCGGTATCTCGTATTCAGAACCTGTAGTTGCATTTATCTGCCTTGGCTCAAACATGGGCGATACGGATGCCAACCTTGCAAATGCCATAGCTGAAATTGATTCTCTTGAAGGGGTCTCAGTGCTGAAAAGTTCTTCAATTTTTCGTACCGAACCGCAAGACAAGAAAGATCAGTCATGGTTTGCAAATCAGGTTGTCTCTGTCGCATGTTCAGAGTATGTAACTGCGCATGACCTTTTGAACAACTTACTGGAAATTGAAAGCAAGCTTGGTAGGGTGCGTGAAGAACGCTTCGGCCCGCGTGTAATTGATTTGGACGTTTTGTTGTTCGGCAATGAAGTAATTGAATCGGAAGACCTTATTGTACCGCATCCGCGAATGACGGAAAGGGCATTTGTGCTTGTTCCGTTACAAGAGATTGCACCGCAGTTGCAGTTTCCAGATGGCAGGGGGCTTGAAGAAGTTCTCAGCAAGCTGGAGTACAAGGTAGACGCTGATCAGATCTGGCAATAATTTATCGTAAGGGAGAGCTCGCGTGATCAAATGGGTAGTTCTTTTAGTTTGTGGTTGGCTGCTTTTTAAGCTTGTTACTAATGACAGCAAGAAAAAAACAGAAAAAAAACAGAAAGATATGGAAAAAAAGTTTGCGACTGGTGATATGGTTAAAGATCCAGTTTGTGGCTCATTTGTTTCAATTGATCAGGACATTCGTGTCCGTGATGGGGAAACAATCCATCGTTTTTGCAGCTACGAATGTAGAGACAAGTTCATAGCCCGTCTTGAAGAATCTGGTCGAGCGATTCCTAAGGAAAATAAAGAAGAGCCAATTGATTAGTTGGTAATGATAAAATGAACCGGAAGCCTTAATTGGCTTCCGTTTTTTTTTATTTGATTAAGAATTCACAGTGACGCTTGTGTGGAGAGATGTTTTGTCGGACGTGACTAGAAATAGACAAGTTCGAAACGTGAGTCTTTGCAATGGAGCTAAAGATAGTTTTGGTAATTATGTCGAGAAGTCGAACTTAGCTTAGCAGATGATGCAAATTGAAGCTGATTAGCTTAGTTCTTAGAAA comes from the Halodesulfovibrio marinisediminis DSM 17456 genome and includes:
- a CDS encoding LL-diaminopimelate aminotransferase, with protein sequence MAEFKLADRLAAVPPYLFAQIDKVKAEVAARGVDIISLGIGDPDTPTPQFVIDTMRKALDDAANHQYPSYIGMKEFRTAVSDWYKTRFDVDLDADNEVVSLIGSKEGIAHFPLAFVNPGDLVLVCTPNYPVYGIATEFAGGKVQYVPLLEDNSFLPDLDAIDEATWEKAKAIFINYPNNPTAATADEAFYRKLIDLAKAYNVIIVADAAYTEIYYDDNNKPLSILEVEGGKDVAIEFNSLSKPYNMTGWRVGMACGNEQLVRGLGKIKENVDSGIFQAVQLAGITALREGEPFVAGLRDMYRGRRDIVVNALHKAGIKCNIPDATFYVWSHVPDGYTSSEFVTKVLEETGVVLTPGNGFGAPGEGYFRISLTVNDERLEEAVSRIQNL
- the folK gene encoding 2-amino-4-hydroxy-6-hydroxymethyldihydropteridine diphosphokinase, with the translated sequence MCLGSNMGDTDANLANAIAEIDSLEGVSVLKSSSIFRTEPQDKKDQSWFANQVVSVACSEYVTAHDLLNNLLEIESKLGRVREERFGPRVIDLDVLLFGNEVIESEDLIVPHPRMTERAFVLVPLQEIAPQLQFPDGRGLEEVLSKLEYKVDADQIWQ
- a CDS encoding transcriptional regulator, translated to MIKWVVLLVCGWLLFKLVTNDSKKKTEKKQKDMEKKFATGDMVKDPVCGSFVSIDQDIRVRDGETIHRFCSYECRDKFIARLEESGRAIPKENKEEPID